In Aulosira sp. FACHB-615, one DNA window encodes the following:
- a CDS encoding DUF5674 family protein — protein sequence MVLVIKERATLEQVEQMLQTLGIYIKIAVDIERDILAGGGEKHAYCEAALLEDGSRQRDIWGADWTPYNQSIAYESIINIRQASK from the coding sequence GCAACACTAGAACAAGTTGAACAAATGCTGCAAACTTTGGGAATCTATATCAAAATAGCAGTAGATATAGAAAGAGATATTTTAGCAGGGGGAGGAGAAAAACACGCCTATTGTGAAGCGGCATTGCTCGAAGATGGTAGTAGACAGCGAGATATCTGGGGTGCTGACTGGACTCCCTATAATCAATCAATCGCCTATGAATCCATTATTAACATACGTCAAGCGTCAAAATAA